One Gopherus flavomarginatus isolate rGopFla2 chromosome 13, rGopFla2.mat.asm, whole genome shotgun sequence DNA window includes the following coding sequences:
- the LOC127033556 gene encoding dynamin-1-like protein, which yields MRFDVLKMSAVHNLVAIELAYINTKHPDFLDTALVSASVSTSKNDPPAEGSRRWKSDKVEDAGMEEKPKGNAQPPLYSSPCRSHAVNLLDTLSYTLPTQPMPATWNLSQQEQQDCEVICRLIKSYFLIVRKRIQDSVLKTIMHFLVNYLKDHLQSQLVGQLYKQQLLDMLLTESEDMAQQRKEAAGLLQALQRASQTISEIWETQLW from the exons ATGCGGTTTGATGTCCTTAAGATGTCAGCA GTTCATAATCTGGTTGCAATCGAGCTTGCCTATATTAACACCAAGCACCCGGACTTCCTGGACACAGCACTGGTGTCTGCCTCTGTCAGCACCAGCAAG AATGACCCCCCTGCGGAGGGGAGCCGGCGTTGGAAGAGTGACAAAGTGGAGGATGCTGGCATGGAGGAGAAGCCCAAGGGGAATGCCCAGCCCCCCTTGTATTCCAGCCCCTGTCGCTCCCATGCTGTCAATCTGCTGGACACACTGAGTTACACCCTTCCCACACAG CCCATGCCGGCCACATGGAACCTGAGCCAGCAGGAGCAGCAAGATTGTGAGGTGATCTGCAGACTCATCAAATCCTATTTCCTCATTGTGCGGAAAAGGATCCAGGACAG cGTCCTCAAGACAATCATGCATTTCCTGGTGAACTATCTCAAGGACCATCTGCAGAGCCAGCTGGTTGGACAGCTAtacaagcagcagctgctggataTGCTGCTTACAGAGTCAGAGGACATGGCACAGCAGCGCAAGGAGGCTGCTGGGCTGCtccag GCCTTGCAGCGAGCCAGCCAGACCATCTCTGAGATCTGGGAGACACAACTCTGGTGA
- the LOC127033555 gene encoding dynamin-1-like protein — protein sequence METLIPVINKLQEIFNTVGAGVIQLPQIVVIGAQSSGKSSVLESIVGRDFLPRGSGIVTRRPLVLQLVNVPFLEERQHAASGETSTLAEEWATFLHCKHKTFTDFSEIQQEIETETERTTGTNKGISPEPLYLKIYSPHVLNLTLVDLPGITKVPVGDQPPDIEGQVREMILSYVSNPNCLILVVTAANTDVATSEALKLARDVDPDGCRTLAVVTKLDLMDAGTDAMDVLMGRVIPVKLGIIGVVNRSQHDINTWKSITESLQDEQVFLQKRYPSLANRNSTRHLAKTLNRLLMHHIRDCLPELKTRVNVLTAQYQSVLQSYGQPIEDKNAMLLQIITKFATEYCHTIEGTARNIETSELCGGARMGYIFHETFGRTLESIDPLAGLTMLDILTAIHSATGPRPALFMPEVSFELLVKRQIKRLEYPSLRCVQLALQLLVHIIQHCSTYNTQELLRFPKLHEAIVEVVTGVLRQRLPITNEMVTPQGEGAAMGHLGSMQGRGLIWEWGLKSLS from the exons ATGGAGACTCTGATCCCCGTTATCAACAAACTGCAGGAGATTTTCAACACCGTAGGGGCCGGGGTGATCCAGCTGCCCCAGATCGTGGTGATTGGGGCCCAG AGCAGCGGGAAGAGCTCAGTTCTGGAGAGCATTGTGGGTCGTGACTTCCTGCCCCGGGGCTCAGGCATTGTCACCCGGCGGCCCCTGGTCTTGCAGCTGGTGAATGTGCCATTTCTGGAGGAGCGGCAACATGCAGCCAGTGGGGAGACAA GTACCCTGGCCGAAGAGTGGGCAACCTTCCTGCATTGCAAGCACAAG ACCTTCACCGACTTCAGTGAGATCCAGCAGGAGATAGAGACTGAGACCGAGAGGACGACAGGAACCAACAAG GGgatcagcccggagcccctgtaTCTGAAGATCTACTCCCCACATGTCCTGAACTTGACACTGGTCGACCTACCGGGGATCACCAAG GTGCCTGTGGGGGACCAGCCCCCCGACATTGAGGGCCAGGTGCGGGAGATGATCCTATCCTACGTCTCCAATCCGAACTGCCTGATCCTGGTTGTGACAGCTGCCAACACCGACGTGGCCACCTCTGAGGCGCTCAAGCTGGCCCGGGATGTTGACCCCGATG GATGCCGCACACTGGCCGTGGTCACCAAGCTGGACCTGATGGACGCTGGGACGGACGCCATGGACGTTCTGATGGGCCGGGTCATCCCTGTCAAACTGGGCATCATTGGGGTGGTGAACAG GAGCCAGCACGACATCAACACTTGGAAGAGCATCACTGAGTCACTGCAGGATGAGCAGGTCTTCCTGCAGAAGCGATACCCATCGCTGGCCAACCGCAACAGCACCCGGCACCTGGCCAAGACCCTCAACCG gctgctgaTGCATCACATCCGGGATTGCCTGCCGGAGCTGAAAACCCGGGTGAATGTGCTGACGGCCCAATATCAGTCAGTGCTGCAGAGCTATGGGCAGCCCATTGAGGACAAGAATGCCATGCTGCTGCAGATCATCACCAAGTTCGCCACCGAGTACTGCCACACCATCGAGGGCACGGCCCGGAACATTGAGACTTCAGAGCT CTGCGGGGGTGCCCGCATGGGCTACATCTTCCACGAGACGTTCGGCCGGACGTTGGAGTCCATCGACCCGCTGGCTGGGCTCACAATGCTGGACATCCTGACGGCCATTCACAGTGCCACG GGCCCCCGTCCCGCCCTCTTCATGCCCGAGGTCTCCTTCGAGCTGCTGGTGAAACGTCAGATCAAGCGTCTGGAGTACCCGAGCCTGCGCTGTGTGCAACTGGCGCTGCAGCTCCTCGTGCACATCATTCAGCACTGTTCCACGTACAACACACAG GAGCTGCTGCGCTTCCCCAAACTGCATGAAGCGATTGTGGAAGTGGTGACAGGCGTCCTGCGGCAGAGGCTGCCCATCACCAATGAGATGGTAacaccccagggggagggggctgctatGGGACATCTGGGATCCATGCAGGGTAGGGGCCTGATATGGGAGTGGGGGTTGAAGTCTTTGTCCTAG